The Caminicella sporogenes DSM 14501 DNA window TCATCACCAATGGCTGAATATGTTGATGAATGGGCTGCCCATGGTAAGAAAAATATTTTTGGTCAACCTGTTCAAGTAACTGAATTACAATCAGAAGCTGGTGCAGCAGGAGCAGTTCACGGTTCATTACAAGGAGGAGCTTTGACTACTACATTTACAGCTTCACAAGGTTTATTGTTAATGATACCAAATATGTATAAGATTGCTGGAGAATTATTACCAGGAGTTTTCCATGTTAGTGCACGTGCAGTTGCAAGCCATGCATTGTCAATCTTTGGAGACCATTCAGACGTAATGGCTACAAGACAAACAGGTTTTGCACTACTTGCATCAGGTTCTGTGCAAGAAGTTATTGATTTAGGTGGAGTTGCACATCTTTCAGCTATCAAAACTAGAGTTCCATTTCTTCATTTCTTCGATGGATTTAGAACTTCACATGAAATTCAAAAAGTTGAATTGATTGATTATGAAGATTTTGCAAAATTAGTTGACATGGATGCTGTGAATGCTTTTAGAAAGAGAGCATTAAATCCAGAACATCCTGTAACTAGAGGTACAGCTCAAAATCCAGATATATTCTTCCAAGCTAGAGAGTCTTCAAATAAATTTTATAATGAAGTGCCAGATGTAGTTGCTAACTATATGGCTGAAATAAGCAAAATTACAGGCAGGGATTATAAACCATTCAACTATTATGGAGCAGAAGATGCTGAATACGTAATAGTTGCTATGGGTTCTGTTATAGAAACTGCTGAAGAAACTATTAATTACTTATTGTCTAAAGGAGAAAAAGTAGGTCTAATTAAAGTTCGTCTTTACAGACCTTTCTCAGCTAAATATTTCTTTGATGTATTACCAAGCACAGTTAAGAGAATTGCTGTACTTGATAGAACTAAAGAACCAGGTTCATTAGGAGAACCTTTATATCAAGATGTACGTACATTATTCTATGATAAAGAAAATGCTCCATTAATAATTGGTGGACGTTACGGATTAGGTTCTAAAGATACTACTCCTTCTCAAATAAAAGCTGTATTTGACAATTTAAAATCAGAAAATCCAAAAAATGGATTTACTATAGGTATAGTAGATGATGTTACTAATACTTCATTAGAAATAAAAGAACATATAATAACAGAACCAGAAGGAACTGTAAGATGTAAATTCTGGGGACTTGGTTCAGACGGTACAGTTGGAGCTAATAAAAATGCTATTAAGATTATCGGAGATAATACAGACCTTTATGCACAAGGTTACTTCTCATATGACTCTAAAAAATCAGGTGGAGTTACTATATCACACTTAAGATTTGGTAAAAAGCCTATCACATCAACTTATTTAATTGATGAAGCTGATTATGTAGCATGTCATAATCAAGCTTATGTAGGACAGTATGATTTACTTAAAGGATTAAAACCAGGTGGAACTTTTGTTCTTAACTGTAGATGGAGTGTTGAAGATTTAGATAAGAAGTTACCTGCTGATATGAAAAAATATCTTGCAGACAATAATATAAATTTCTATATCATAAATGCAACTGATATAGCTGCTGAAATAGGTCTTGGCAACAGAATTAACATGATAATGCAAGCTGCTTTCTTTAAGTTGGCTAATGTTATTCCTGTTGAAGATGCTGTTAAGTATCTAAAAGAAGCTATAGTTAAGACATACGGTAAAAAAGGTGAGAAGGTTGTTGCTATGAACCATGAAGCAGTTGACAGAGGTATAGAGAGCTTAGTTAAAGTTGAAATTCCAGAAAGCTGGAAGTCAGCTAATGAAGAAGGAAAAGAAGTAGCTGCAAAAGAAGTACCAGAATTTATTGAAAAAGTTCTTATTCCGATGAATAGACAAGAAGGAGATTCACTTCCTGTAAGTACTTTCGTAGGAAGAGAAGATGGTACATTCCCACAAGGAACTACAGCTTATGAAAAACGTGGTATAGCAGTAAATGTTCCAGAGTGGATTAAAGAAAATTGTATCCAATGTAATCAGTGTTCATTTGTATGTCCTCATTCAGCAATTAGACCTTTCTTAGTAAATAAAGAAGAAAAAGCTAATGCTCCAGAGACATTTGAAACTATTAAAGCTATGGGTAAAGGTTTTGAAGGACTTGAATATAGAATGCAGGTTAGTGTTTTAGACTGTACAGGTTGTGGAAACTGTGCTGATATTTGTCCAGCTAAGAATAAAGCGCTAGTAATGAAGCCTCTTGAAACTCAAGTTGAAAGAGAAGTACCAAATTGGGAGTATGCAGTTAATAATGTAAGCTATAAAGATGATTTAATGTCAAAAGGAACAGTTAAGGGAAGTCAATTTGCACAACCTCTATTTGAGTTTTCAGGAGCATGTGCAGGTTGTGGTGAGACTCCATATATTAAAGTAATTACTCAATTATTTGGAGATAGAATGGTTATTGCAAATGCAACAGGTTGTTCATCAATCTGGGGTGGTTCAGCTCCTTCAACTCCATATTGTGTAAATAAAGAAGGTAAAGGTCCAGCTTGGGCAAACTCATTATTTGAAGATAATGCTGAATACGGTTATGGTATGGCATTGGCAATTAAGCAAATAAGAAATAGATTAGAAGACTTGATGAAACAGCTTTTAGAAAAAGATGTACAAAACAAAGAATTATTCCAAGCTTGGATAGATAATAAAGAAGATGCAGAAGGTTCTAAGAAAGCATCTAAGGCTATTACTGATGTAATTGACGATATGATAGCAAATGCTTCAAGTGACGAAATAAAATCAATTCTTAAAGAAATTAAAGAAAAAGAAGATTATTTAATTAAGAAGTCCGTATGGATTGTTGGTGGAGACGGATGGGCTTACGATATAGGATATGGTGGACTCGACCATGTATTAGCTTCAGGTGAAAATGTAAATGTATTAGTATTCGATACAGAAGTTTATTCAAATACTGGTGGACAGTCTTCTAAAGCTACTCCAACAGCTGCTGTAGCTAAATTTGCTGCATCAGGTAAAAAGGTTAAGAAGAAAGACCTTGGTATGATAGCTACTACTTATGGTTATGTATATGTAGCTCAAGTAGGTATGGGAGCTGACAAGAACCAGTTTATGAAAGCTATCAAAGAAGCTGAAAGTTATGATGGACCATCATTAATTATAGCTTATGCACCATGTATTAACCATGGAATTAAAGCTGGTATGGGTAAAACTCAAGAGAGAACTAAACAAGCTGTTGAAGCTGGATACTGGCATTTATGGAGATATAATCCAATGCTTAAAGCAGAAGGTAAGAATCCATTTATTCTTGATTCTAAAGAACCAACTGGTGATTTCCAAGAGTTCTTAAAAGGAGAAGTAAGATATACTTCACTAATGAAGTCATTCCCAGAATTAGCAGAAGAATTATTCAAAAAAGCAGAAGAAGATGCTAAAGAAAGATATTTAACTTATAAGCGTATGGCAGAAATGGAATACTAATATAAAAAAAATCGAGCAGTTTACAAACTGCTCGATTTTTTTTATATTTTTTAGTATTACAATAAAAAATGAATCTTTGAAATAAAAGAAAAAAATGATATTATATAAAAAAATATTTAAGGAGTGACTTAAGGTGCTTGAAATTGAAATACCTTCTTTTAAAAAAATTAATGTTGAAAATATAGTATTTGACTACAATGGAACTTTAGCAGTTGATGGCAATCTTATAGAAGGAGTGAAGGAAAGATTATTAGAACTTACAAAAATTCTTAATGTATATATATTGACTGCTGATACTTATGGAACAGTAAAGGAAAATTTTGAAGGTTTAAATGTAGATATACATATAATTTCAAAGGGAAATGAAAGATTAGATAAATATGAATTTGTAAAGTATTTGGGATTTGATAAGACAATAACTGTTGGTAATGGAAATAATGATTTATTGATGATTAAAGAGAGTGCCATAGGTATATGTGTATTAGGTAGAGAAGGTCTTGCAACAGAAACTTTTATAAATAGCGATATAATTGTAAATAATATAGTAGATGTCTTTGATATGATAATTGAAAAAAGGAGACTTATTGCAACTTTAAGAAAATAAAAGTATATATTGAAATATACCAGTAGGGGGTATATAATATTACTAGGAGGTGAAAATATGCCAATATTTGAATATGTTTGTGAAAAGTGCGGATATAAGTTTGAAAAATTAATTAGAAGTTCAGATAGTGATAAAAAGCAAAAATGTCCAGAGTGTGGCAGTGAAAATACTAAAAAAGTTTTTTCAACATTTGCATGTGGGGGAAATAGTGGTGGATTTTCAGCTCCTTCATGTGGCGGTTGAGGTATATAAGCCTCTAGTATAGAGGGCTGTGTTTTAAAAAGCCTGAAGTAATTTAAAATTACTTCAGGCTTTTTTACTATTGAGAATATAAAATGTTTTTTCAAGGCTTTATCATAAAAAAGTTTAAAATTTGTAACAATATAATTAAGTACTGATATATATTTTAACTTTACAATAGAAAACAAATATGATACCATATACCTGTATGCGGTATATTTGAATTGAGATTAGACAATAAAAGTTAGGTTAGGGATTTTGTTATTTAAAAGAGCTATAGCAAATTTAATTTAGAAAGATGAGACTTTAAAACTATAATAATTTTTTATTATAAGAGATTGAGGAGTGATTTTTATTATGAAAAAAGCAGTTATAGATAAGAATAAATGTGATAGGTCTCCATTTTGTCCAGTAAAGAGAATTTGTCCAGTAAATGCAGTAAGCCAAAAAGTAAAATTTTTTAGAGCTGAAACTCCTGTTATAGACCATGATAAATGTATAGGATGCGGAAAATGTGTTAGAGTTTGTCCAATGAAAGCTGTAAAAATGGTTTAGAAGGAGTGAGAGAATGGTTACGAAATTTTTAAAGTTTATAAAAAATAATTTACCATATTTAATTATTGTATCAATAGTATTAGGGTTGATTTTCGGATATTTTAGCAAACCGACATTTTTAAAATCATATGTATCAATTGTATTATTTTTAATGGTTTATCCAATGATGATAAATTTAAAATTTTCAGATGTATTAAAGAGTTTTAATAATATTAGACCTCTTATTATGAGTATAGTTATTAACTTTATCATATCGCCTATTTTAGTATTTTTATTAGGAAAAATATTTTTTGTGAATGAGCCTATGTTATTAGTAGGAATTATACTAATAGGATTGATACCTACGAGTGGAATGACTGCATCATGGACGGGACTGGCAAAAGGAAATCTTCAACTTTCATTAGTTATGATTTCAGTTAATTTATTATTGTCA harbors:
- a CDS encoding FmdB family zinc ribbon protein: MPIFEYVCEKCGYKFEKLIRSSDSDKKQKCPECGSENTKKVFSTFACGGNSGGFSAPSCGG
- the nifJ gene encoding pyruvate:ferredoxin (flavodoxin) oxidoreductase, with the translated sequence MAKKVMKTMDGNTAAAYVAYAFTDVAAIYPITPSSPMAEYVDEWAAHGKKNIFGQPVQVTELQSEAGAAGAVHGSLQGGALTTTFTASQGLLLMIPNMYKIAGELLPGVFHVSARAVASHALSIFGDHSDVMATRQTGFALLASGSVQEVIDLGGVAHLSAIKTRVPFLHFFDGFRTSHEIQKVELIDYEDFAKLVDMDAVNAFRKRALNPEHPVTRGTAQNPDIFFQARESSNKFYNEVPDVVANYMAEISKITGRDYKPFNYYGAEDAEYVIVAMGSVIETAEETINYLLSKGEKVGLIKVRLYRPFSAKYFFDVLPSTVKRIAVLDRTKEPGSLGEPLYQDVRTLFYDKENAPLIIGGRYGLGSKDTTPSQIKAVFDNLKSENPKNGFTIGIVDDVTNTSLEIKEHIITEPEGTVRCKFWGLGSDGTVGANKNAIKIIGDNTDLYAQGYFSYDSKKSGGVTISHLRFGKKPITSTYLIDEADYVACHNQAYVGQYDLLKGLKPGGTFVLNCRWSVEDLDKKLPADMKKYLADNNINFYIINATDIAAEIGLGNRINMIMQAAFFKLANVIPVEDAVKYLKEAIVKTYGKKGEKVVAMNHEAVDRGIESLVKVEIPESWKSANEEGKEVAAKEVPEFIEKVLIPMNRQEGDSLPVSTFVGREDGTFPQGTTAYEKRGIAVNVPEWIKENCIQCNQCSFVCPHSAIRPFLVNKEEKANAPETFETIKAMGKGFEGLEYRMQVSVLDCTGCGNCADICPAKNKALVMKPLETQVEREVPNWEYAVNNVSYKDDLMSKGTVKGSQFAQPLFEFSGACAGCGETPYIKVITQLFGDRMVIANATGCSSIWGGSAPSTPYCVNKEGKGPAWANSLFEDNAEYGYGMALAIKQIRNRLEDLMKQLLEKDVQNKELFQAWIDNKEDAEGSKKASKAITDVIDDMIANASSDEIKSILKEIKEKEDYLIKKSVWIVGGDGWAYDIGYGGLDHVLASGENVNVLVFDTEVYSNTGGQSSKATPTAAVAKFAASGKKVKKKDLGMIATTYGYVYVAQVGMGADKNQFMKAIKEAESYDGPSLIIAYAPCINHGIKAGMGKTQERTKQAVEAGYWHLWRYNPMLKAEGKNPFILDSKEPTGDFQEFLKGEVRYTSLMKSFPELAEELFKKAEEDAKERYLTYKRMAEMEY
- a CDS encoding HAD family hydrolase, which translates into the protein MLEIEIPSFKKINVENIVFDYNGTLAVDGNLIEGVKERLLELTKILNVYILTADTYGTVKENFEGLNVDIHIISKGNERLDKYEFVKYLGFDKTITVGNGNNDLLMIKESAIGICVLGREGLATETFINSDIIVNNIVDVFDMIIEKRRLIATLRK
- a CDS encoding 4Fe-4S dicluster domain-containing protein; translated protein: MKKAVIDKNKCDRSPFCPVKRICPVNAVSQKVKFFRAETPVIDHDKCIGCGKCVRVCPMKAVKMV